The following is a genomic window from Chryseobacterium ginsenosidimutans.
TCAAACTGATTCCCATTCCGTGTTTTAATTAATTCCTGAGGATCAAGAACATCTTTAATTTTCTTTTTTGAATCAAAATTCAATTGAAGACTTTCCGATATATAATTAACGTAATCGGTTTGTTCATTTTTCAATTCTGCTCCGGAATAATTGATTTCAATTTTAAAATTATTTCCTTTCGGCGTTTCAAACTGAATGATGGGCTGTAAAATAGAATTAGGTTTAACTTTCCAATCTACCTTTTTTCCATTCACTTTCACCGATTTGATGTTGGAATAATTTACAGGAATTTGCATCTCCAACGCCACAAGATTCTGATATTTTGATTTAAATAAATATTCAGTCTTCTTTGAAGTTCTCGTAAACTGATATTCCCAATCTGGAAGTTTCAGTTCGGCAGCATTCCAGTCTTTCGGAAAACCGGGTTTTATTTCAATTTTATTTTCTAACAAATTAGGATAGACCCCGAAAAGTCCTTCTGTCAGAGTTCTTGAAGCCACACCAATCGGGTCGGCAAAGTCTCTATACAATTCTCCACGGAACGCATCGTAATGGGAAAGCTGTTCAAAATTTCCCGGACTGATGCCGTAATACATTGACTCCACGAGATTTCCTTTCCAAAGTCGGTACGCATCTTCAGTTCTTCCGGCTTGCCAATACGCCAAAGCGGTCTGTAAATTTTCCGCCAAAGCAACATTGTTTATAGACCAATCATATGGTTGCCAGTTGGTTGTGGAAAGTGTGTGATAGTTTTTATCTTTCTGACCTTTCACCGTCACCGGAATCTTAGGCGTATAATTATTAATATATTGTAAGTTTTGATAATCTTCAAATTCATTCAGAATAAATGCATCAGAAACGTGGTAAATGGACCAGATTCCCGGTTTGTCGTGAACGATTTGATTGCCTAGAGCATCTTTATATTCAGCAAAATAACCTTTGTCTTTTATCCAAAGTTGGTTTTTCATTGCCTTTAAAATAGCATCAGCTTCTTGTTCGTAAGGTTGAGAATCTTCGCCAATTATTTTCGCCAGTTTCGCCATTTCACGATTGGCTCTGTAATTATATGCAGAAGTGTGCGTCACTTTTCCTCCAGAATATTGAAGTGCATCACTCGCCCAAATTGCGGCATACGCATCGTATAAGTCGCCACGTTTGAAATTTCGTTTTTCCCAATCCATATGACGAACCATCGTCGGCCACATTTTCTTCAGAAAATCTTTGTCGCCGGTATAATTAAAATGCGAAAACATCTGGTCAAAAAACACCAGATTCATATCGTAATGGTGCGGTTTTGTGTTGTCATTGGGATTTCTGGAAATATATCCGCTTGAAAAAACAGAAGTTCCCATTTTCTCTTCGTGACGGGCAAGATTCCTTAAAGTATCCATTTGAACTGGAGCATTTTTAGGTTCTAAAACCTGCGAATTGGCGTAACTTTCAAAATGTTCTTTCGCTCGGTCGTGCCAGCTTAAAGCATCTGCTGTGTAAGCACCGCGCCACGCATTCAGTCGCATTCTCCACGCCACGGCGCCGTGAAGGAAGGTCGGACTTTCCCAAATCCCGTCTGCGGCAACCGCTAAATTGGCTCCGAAATTATTCAAATCAGCATCCGGAGTTTTAAGCTGAATTCTGTTCGTTAATGTTAAACGGGATTTTTCCGCTTCATTAAATATATTTTTCAACTCTTCATCTGAAAAGTTTTTTTCTGATTTTCCTTTGGTAACCTGAATATAAATAGGTTGCTTTTGTGAAGAATAAGAAGCGTAAACAATCGGAGACTTATCTGTTTTATTTTGAGTAAATTCAGTAAGTTTTTCTAAAGTTTTGGCATCGGTCTGTTGCAACGAATTGACATTCGAAAAACTTCCGTTGATGATTTGAGTTTCTTTTTTCTTGTTTAAATAATTGAGTTGAAACTGATTATTATTAATCTGAAACTGATTATTTAGACAGTATTCAGGCAATAAATAAAATCCGGATTCCGGATCTGCGCCGATGTCACCGTTTCTGCTAAATATTGTTCCGCTTGCACCGCCATAAACTGCGTAGATTTTTGTTGAAGAATCTATATTAACGGTTTCCATTTTTAAAACCAAACCTTCTTCTTTAGCCTGTGCTAAAACGGTTAGTTTTAAAGTTCCGCTTCCAAGAATGGGGTCCTTAATTTCATACAACATTGAACCTGGTCTGTAACGCGTTTCAATTTTATCAGCCTGAATTAATTTCTTAATCGAATTTCCTTTCTGAATCACAAACTGAAGATTCCCGCCCATTCCCGGAAGATACAATGCGAATTCCGGTAAATCTCCGGCTTCAACTCTGGATGCACGGTTATCACCGTACAATGCACGATTGAAACGATACTTTCCGTTGACCAGTAAAAAATCGCCTTTGTCTTCTTTGTAATGCAGTTCACGCTCATTATTCTGCCAGTGTTTCGACTGGGAAAATGAAAGTGAGAATGCCGATAGAACAATCAGTCCGGCGAAAATGGTTTTTCTTCGCATTTTATGGTTTTAACTCGGTTAATGGCTTTCCGTTAACGGTTACATTTTTCAACATCACATTTTTAAGATAATCTACTTGATATGGAATTTCAACACCAGTCATTTTAGCATTAATCATCGTGAAATCCGTTACAGGAGAAGTTTCGTAGGCATCAGAAAATACAGCATATTTCCCACCTTTATCAACGGTTAAATTCTCAACCCAAATATTTCTGATGGTAGGAATATGATACCCCGGTTTTTCGTAATGCATATTGAAACGCACGGCAGCTTCTTTGTAAGCACCGACTTTTGTGTTGTAGAAAAATACATTTTCGATGATTCCGCCACGGCTTGAGCTGGTTTTAATTCTTAAAGCACGGTCAAGATTCTTACTGTCCATCACGTTTCCGATGGCATAAATGTTTTTAGCTCCACCTGCAATTTCGCTTCCGATCACAACACCGCCGTGACCGTCTTTCATTTCGCAGTTTTCGATGATGTGGTTTTCAGCAGGTTTTCCGATGTCTCGTCCGTCTTCGTCTCGTCCAGATTTTATCGCAATACAGTCGTCTCCTGTATCAAAATAGGAATCTTTAATCCAGACATTTTTACAGGCTTCAGGGTCGAAACCATCGTTATTTGGTCCGTGACTGATTACTTTTACTCTTTCAATTAAAACATTTTCACACAAAACAGGATTTAGATTCCACATTGGAGAATTTTTCACCAAAACGTCTGCCATATAAAAGTTTTTAGATTTGTAAGGCTGAACGAAATTCGGTCTCAAATACCATCCGTCACCGAAAATTCTTTCTCTTGCAGGTTTTCTCTGCGCCATATATTCGTGAAGTTTCGCACGGGCAGGATTTTGTCTTCCCGGACGCGATGCATTGTAACCATATTTTGTAGCGCCACACCAAAACCACCAGTTGTCTAAATCTGCATTTCCATCTAAAGTTCCTTTTCCGGTAATGGCGATGTTTTCTTCTTCGTAAGCGTAGATTAATGATGAATAATTCATACATTCCATGCCTTCCCAACGTGTGAAAACGATAGGGTAGTCGTTGCTGTCCTGGCTGAATAAAATCGTAGAACCGTCGCTCAAATGAAGATTGACATTAGATTTTAAATAAATTGCTCCGGTCAGGAAAACGCCATTCGGAACAACAACTCTTCCGCCACCTTCTGCGTTGCACTTTTCGATTGCTTTTTTGAAAGCTTCTGTGTTTTTCGTTTTTCCGTCTCCAATAGCTCCGAAATCGGTCACCAAGTAATCCACTTTTCTGAATTCTGGTTTTTTGATTTGTTTTTTTAAAGACTGAATCTCATTTAATGGC
Proteins encoded in this region:
- a CDS encoding DUF4450 domain-containing protein, whose protein sequence is MRRKTIFAGLIVLSAFSLSFSQSKHWQNNERELHYKEDKGDFLLVNGKYRFNRALYGDNRASRVEAGDLPEFALYLPGMGGNLQFVIQKGNSIKKLIQADKIETRYRPGSMLYEIKDPILGSGTLKLTVLAQAKEEGLVLKMETVNIDSSTKIYAVYGGASGTIFSRNGDIGADPESGFYLLPEYCLNNQFQINNNQFQLNYLNKKKETQIINGSFSNVNSLQQTDAKTLEKLTEFTQNKTDKSPIVYASYSSQKQPIYIQVTKGKSEKNFSDEELKNIFNEAEKSRLTLTNRIQLKTPDADLNNFGANLAVAADGIWESPTFLHGAVAWRMRLNAWRGAYTADALSWHDRAKEHFESYANSQVLEPKNAPVQMDTLRNLARHEEKMGTSVFSSGYISRNPNDNTKPHHYDMNLVFFDQMFSHFNYTGDKDFLKKMWPTMVRHMDWEKRNFKRGDLYDAYAAIWASDALQYSGGKVTHTSAYNYRANREMAKLAKIIGEDSQPYEQEADAILKAMKNQLWIKDKGYFAEYKDALGNQIVHDKPGIWSIYHVSDAFILNEFEDYQNLQYINNYTPKIPVTVKGQKDKNYHTLSTTNWQPYDWSINNVALAENLQTALAYWQAGRTEDAYRLWKGNLVESMYYGISPGNFEQLSHYDAFRGELYRDFADPIGVASRTLTEGLFGVYPNLLENKIEIKPGFPKDWNAAELKLPDWEYQFTRTSKKTEYLFKSKYQNLVALEMQIPVNYSNIKSVKVNGKKVDWKVKPNSILQPIIQFETPKGNNFKIEINYSGAELKNEQTDYVNYISESLQLNFDSKKKIKDVLDPQELIKTRNGNQFDLIKEERKGTFFVQVEQNGTSWWQPVNVDIRFPLETKWVNKKLQLQSKSSNPINGKLIINGLNKTFSIQKSQSTSIEIPSNYLSKGTNSILLDYNGIKQNIEITDWEIENQGEFNNISLASKYNEKVTEIFNQKYLSPRLEVPTLQLPWQGIGNWCYPLITAQIDDSGLMNKRKNGKVDFLEIPFLIDKTDKNIAFVSQWDNYSDSLEIPVSGKGKKIYFLMAGSTNPMQSQIINGKITVQYADGSTTELELKNPTNWWPIEQDLFDDNFAFEIPDDKIPYRVKLKTGELYKGGTLSKYSSIKGFTDRQVDGGAATILDLPIDPTKELKLIKLTAVSNDVVIGMMSATVLK
- a CDS encoding glycoside hydrolase family 28 protein, whose translation is MKKYALFFFIVLISISISAQYKPWTSSQQPLNEIQSLKKQIKKPEFRKVDYLVTDFGAIGDGKTKNTEAFKKAIEKCNAEGGGRVVVPNGVFLTGAIYLKSNVNLHLSDGSTILFSQDSNDYPIVFTRWEGMECMNYSSLIYAYEEENIAITGKGTLDGNADLDNWWFWCGATKYGYNASRPGRQNPARAKLHEYMAQRKPARERIFGDGWYLRPNFVQPYKSKNFYMADVLVKNSPMWNLNPVLCENVLIERVKVISHGPNNDGFDPEACKNVWIKDSYFDTGDDCIAIKSGRDEDGRDIGKPAENHIIENCEMKDGHGGVVIGSEIAGGAKNIYAIGNVMDSKNLDRALRIKTSSSRGGIIENVFFYNTKVGAYKEAAVRFNMHYEKPGYHIPTIRNIWVENLTVDKGGKYAVFSDAYETSPVTDFTMINAKMTGVEIPYQVDYLKNVMLKNVTVNGKPLTELKP